A stretch of Planococcus citri chromosome 5, ihPlaCitr1.1, whole genome shotgun sequence DNA encodes these proteins:
- the LOC135847308 gene encoding phospholipase B1, membrane-associated-like, producing MILSFVVFGCLAWTSCSAFDLVTGVGGGKAWYDHLPNENLTGVPKRILDNEQYYPAFKDLWLSIIGKTGNNERVIKEARKRQKVQKIIDDNVPFPCDLSLARSPEKPSSVHTLRPGDIDVVAALGDSLTAGNGALALSTQHVMVENRGLAALIGGQATWRKFLTLPNILKEFNPKLIGYALGDSFTHHRESQFDIAEIGAMSQDLPFMTRQLVKRIKKDRRVDFQNDWKLITVLMGSNNFCIDICYLPNALTSIEEHKGHLIKSLEFLRDNMPRTIVSLVQSPNLKALVNFEYFPPVCELLHKFECPCLFTLQHKPRYQEYVQTMDGWQRVEEEVANDERFKTKEDFAVVLQQFTKNITFPPKRQPNGQVLTDLTYLSDDCFHFSQKGYSRASNALWNNMLEPVGAKSINWNTEFAKFLCPTQSSPYIRTWRNS from the exons ATGATATTGTCATTTGTTGTGTTCGGATGTCTGGCGTGGACCTCGTGTAGTGCTTTCGACTTGGTGACCGGCGTCGGTGGTGGAAAAGCGTGGTACGATCATTTGCCTAATGAGAACCTTACAGGAGTTCCGAAACGGATATTGGATAACGAGCAGTATTATCCGGCTTTTAAAGATCTTTGGTTGTCGATAATTGGCAAGACCGGCAATAACGAAAGAGTCATCAAGGAAGCCAGGAAACGACAG AAAGTACAGAAGATCATCGACGACAATGTTCCATTTCCTTGCGACCTGAGCTTAGCAAGATCGCCCGAGAAGCCCTCGAGTGTCCATACTCTGAGACCTGGAGATATAGACGTGGTGGCTGCTCTAGGAGATAGCTTAACTGCTGGAAATGGAGCTCTAGCTTTGAGTACGCAACACGTCATGGTCGAGAATAGGGGTCTGGCTGCTCTGATAG GAGGCCAAGCTACATGGAGGAAGTTCTTAACGTTACCTAATATCCTCAAAGAATTTAATCCTAAATTGATCGGATACGCTTTGGGCGACTCGTTCACACATCACAGAGAATCGCAATTTGACATCGCCGAAATCGGAGCCATGAGTCAGGATTTACCGTTCATGACCAGGCAACTGGTCAAGAGAATTAAAAAAGACCGCAGGGTTGACTTCCAAAACGATTGGAAG TTGATTACTGTGTTGATGGGATCGAATAATTTCTGCATCGATATTTGTTACTTGCCAAATGCCCTTACGAGTATAGAAGAACATAAGGGTCATTTAATCAAATCTTTAGAGTTCCTCAGAGACAATATGCCTCGTACTATTGTTAGTCTTGTACAATCTCCTA aTTTAAAAGCtctagtcaattttgaatacttCCCACCAGTTTGCGAGTTACTCCACAAGTTCGAATGCCCTTGTCTTTTTACCCTTCAGCATAAACCTAGGTATCAAGAATATGTTCAAACTATGGATGGATGGCAACGAGTCGAAGAGGAAGTG gCGAACGATGAACGTTTCAAAACAAAGGAAGATTTCGCAGTTGTACTTCAACAGTTCACCAAGAACATAACGTTTCCTCCAAAACGCCAACCTAATGGTCAAGTTTTAACTGATTTAACGTATTTGTCTGATGATTGCTTCCATTTCAGTCAGAAGGGGTATTCTAGAG